In Streptomyces sp. SID8374, one genomic interval encodes:
- a CDS encoding DUF3263 domain-containing protein — protein MTASDADPAPSPAGLSDRDRALLALERRSWAGPGAKERAIREELGISPVRYFQLLNALIEDERALREDPVTVNRLRRLRAERRERR, from the coding sequence ATGACCGCTTCCGACGCCGATCCCGCGCCTTCCCCTGCCGGGCTGTCCGACCGTGACCGTGCTCTGCTCGCGCTGGAGCGGAGGTCGTGGGCGGGGCCGGGGGCGAAGGAGCGGGCGATCCGGGAGGAGCTCGGGATCTCGCCGGTCCGCTACTTCCAGCTCCTCAACGCGCTGATCGAGGACGAGCGGGCGCTGCGGGAGGATCCGGTGACGGTGAACCGCCTGCGGCGGCTGCGGGCGGAGAGGCGCGAGCGGCGCTGA
- a CDS encoding extracellular solute-binding protein, which yields MGEAVQRRFTVLTAVVAALGMTATLSGCGGDSGTGDVTLKLVAADYGTSSANSSEKYWSGVAAGFEKENPGIKVDVTVLSWKDVDRKVAEMVKAGKAPDIAQIGAYADFAKADKLYSVDQMVSIRTQANFLPSLTDAGKVDGTLYGLPFVASTRLLFYNEKLFDQAGLDAPETWADIQSGAAALKAKGVKYPFALPLGQEEAQAETMMWLLSNSGGYVDDVGLYDIDSAQNIATFTWLRDNLVGKGLTGPVAPGKLDRAKAFEAFTKGEVGMLNGHPTLMEEAEAKGVKVGMVPLPGAEGPTKGSMGVADWMMGFKQNGNRQAIGKFFDYAYSDENVLAFADEYDLLPVTGSASAEMETDAKHAKLREFLAALPNSQLPPFGKTSWATVSEAIKTNVGEAVAPGGSPERVLGAIAAEATKAESAE from the coding sequence ATGGGCGAGGCTGTGCAGCGGCGCTTTACGGTTCTGACCGCGGTGGTGGCCGCGCTGGGTATGACGGCAACGTTGTCGGGTTGCGGCGGTGACAGCGGCACGGGCGACGTCACCCTCAAGCTGGTCGCCGCCGACTACGGCACCAGTTCGGCCAACAGCTCCGAGAAATACTGGAGCGGTGTCGCGGCGGGCTTCGAGAAGGAGAACCCCGGCATCAAGGTCGATGTCACCGTCCTCTCCTGGAAGGACGTCGACCGCAAGGTCGCGGAGATGGTGAAGGCGGGCAAGGCCCCCGACATCGCGCAGATCGGTGCGTACGCCGACTTCGCCAAGGCCGACAAGCTCTACAGCGTCGACCAGATGGTCTCCATCCGCACCCAGGCCAACTTCCTGCCCTCCCTCACGGACGCGGGCAAGGTCGACGGCACGCTGTACGGGCTCCCGTTCGTCGCCAGCACCCGGCTGCTCTTCTACAACGAGAAGCTCTTCGACCAGGCGGGCCTGGACGCCCCCGAGACCTGGGCCGACATCCAGAGCGGCGCCGCCGCGCTCAAGGCCAAGGGCGTCAAGTACCCCTTCGCCCTGCCGCTCGGCCAGGAGGAGGCCCAGGCCGAGACCATGATGTGGCTGCTGAGCAACAGCGGCGGTTACGTCGACGACGTCGGCCTGTACGACATCGACTCGGCCCAGAACATCGCCACGTTCACCTGGCTGCGGGACAACCTCGTCGGCAAGGGCCTCACCGGCCCCGTCGCCCCGGGCAAGCTGGACCGGGCCAAGGCCTTCGAGGCGTTCACCAAGGGCGAGGTCGGCATGCTCAACGGCCACCCCACGCTGATGGAGGAGGCCGAGGCCAAGGGCGTCAAGGTCGGCATGGTGCCGCTGCCCGGCGCCGAGGGCCCGACCAAGGGGTCGATGGGTGTCGCCGACTGGATGATGGGCTTCAAGCAGAACGGCAACCGCCAGGCGATCGGCAAGTTCTTCGACTACGCCTACTCCGACGAGAACGTGCTCGCCTTCGCCGACGAGTACGACCTGCTCCCGGTGACCGGCAGCGCCTCCGCCGAGATGGAGACCGACGCCAAGCACGCGAAGCTGCGCGAGTTCCTGGCGGCGCTGCCCAACTCCCAGCTACCTCCCTTCGGCAAGACGTCCTGGGCGACGGTGAGCGAGGCGATCAAGACGAACGTCGGCGAGGCGGTGGCCCCCGGCGGGAGCCCGGAGCGGGTGCTCGGGGCGATAGCGGCCGAGGCGACGAAGGCGGAGAGCGCGGAGTAG